One genomic region from Maridesulfovibrio frigidus DSM 17176 encodes:
- a CDS encoding substrate-binding periplasmic protein, protein MRYLVLLIILNFLFTMPAVAGTTSMSFTTGDPLNDNRTKAMEELLTICFERMGIKIDVMPMPSERSLYNANAGTQDGNFLRTEGISKSYPNLIKVPEPFFANTIVAFSHNKNIKIDGWKSLLPYRVAWVKGWKNCERELSTAKSVTQVRNEKALFLFLEKKRADVGVFGLHTGSVMLKKLNITSVYPLSPAIVVSNLYLYVNKKHASMIPQIVKTIKEMKLDGTFGKVINKFNPTPPIK, encoded by the coding sequence ATGCGCTATCTAGTATTACTTATCATCTTAAACTTCCTATTCACAATGCCTGCTGTTGCTGGAACTACAAGCATGTCGTTTACTACGGGCGATCCCCTAAATGACAACAGAACTAAAGCAATGGAAGAACTGCTCACAATATGTTTCGAGCGGATGGGCATAAAAATTGATGTCATGCCGATGCCATCTGAGAGATCTCTTTATAACGCCAATGCGGGCACTCAGGATGGAAACTTTCTGCGCACTGAAGGAATTTCCAAATCATATCCAAATCTTATCAAAGTTCCAGAACCATTCTTCGCGAACACGATTGTAGCATTCTCCCATAATAAAAATATCAAAATTGACGGCTGGAAAAGTTTACTACCTTACCGCGTGGCATGGGTTAAAGGTTGGAAAAATTGTGAACGTGAGCTTAGCACAGCCAAATCAGTTACCCAGGTCAGGAATGAAAAAGCGCTATTTTTATTCTTGGAAAAGAAACGGGCTGATGTAGGTGTTTTTGGGTTGCATACAGGCTCAGTGATGCTCAAAAAATTAAACATAACCTCTGTCTACCCTCTATCTCCTGCAATAGTCGTAAGTAATTTATACCTATACGTTAATAAAAAGCATGCCTCCATGATCCCACAAATAGTCAAAACTATTAAAGAAATGAAACTAGACGGGACATTCGGAAAAGTTATAAATAAATTCAATCCAACGCCTCCAATTAAATAG
- the serS gene encoding serine--tRNA ligase has protein sequence MLDLKFVRNNLDVVRESLEKRNSKLDVKEFERLDGQRRELLQEVEVLKAERNTTSGDIAKIKREGGSADEIIARMGELSGKIKALDEDLKDIEAAEHDWLVSVPNIPDDSVPLGSSEADNPVTRVWGEKPVMDFEPREHWDLAVELGGVDFERAAKLTGARFAVLRKWGARLERALTSFMVDIQTIEHGYTEIIPPYIVNRDSLYGTGQLPKFAEDLFKLEDSEYFLIPTAEVPLTNLHRDEVLDETELSVAYCAATPCFRSEAGSYGKDTKGLIRQHQFHKVEMVRFAHPDKSFDELELMTSHAEEILKRLNLHYRVITLCTGDMGFGSTKTYDLEVWLPGQDQYREISSVSNCGDFQARRANIKFKSKGVKKAQFVHTLNGSGLAVGRTFVAVVENYQQADGSIVIPEALRPYMGGLEVITAES, from the coding sequence ATGCTCGATTTAAAATTTGTTCGTAATAATTTGGACGTAGTCCGTGAAAGCCTTGAAAAAAGAAATTCAAAGCTGGATGTTAAAGAGTTTGAAAGGCTTGATGGGCAGCGCAGAGAACTTCTTCAGGAAGTTGAGGTGCTGAAGGCCGAACGAAACACCACGTCCGGTGATATTGCTAAGATCAAACGCGAAGGCGGAAGCGCTGATGAAATTATTGCCCGTATGGGTGAGCTTTCAGGTAAGATCAAAGCTCTTGATGAAGATTTAAAAGATATTGAAGCCGCAGAACATGATTGGCTCGTATCTGTTCCTAATATTCCGGATGATTCAGTACCACTCGGCTCAAGTGAAGCTGATAATCCTGTTACAAGAGTGTGGGGCGAGAAGCCTGTAATGGACTTTGAGCCACGCGAGCATTGGGATCTTGCTGTTGAACTTGGCGGCGTTGATTTTGAACGCGCAGCTAAACTCACAGGAGCTCGTTTTGCTGTTCTGCGTAAATGGGGTGCAAGGCTTGAAAGAGCGTTGACTTCATTCATGGTCGACATTCAGACAATAGAGCACGGCTATACTGAAATCATTCCACCATATATTGTTAATCGCGATTCATTATATGGAACAGGACAGCTACCTAAGTTTGCAGAAGACTTATTTAAGCTTGAGGATTCAGAATATTTCTTGATTCCAACAGCAGAAGTCCCGCTAACGAATCTTCATAGAGATGAAGTCCTTGATGAAACTGAGCTTTCAGTTGCGTATTGCGCCGCTACTCCATGTTTTCGTTCTGAAGCTGGATCGTACGGTAAAGATACAAAAGGTTTAATTCGTCAGCACCAGTTCCATAAAGTGGAAATGGTACGTTTTGCTCATCCTGATAAATCTTTCGATGAACTTGAGTTGATGACTTCTCATGCAGAAGAAATCCTTAAGAGACTCAATCTACATTACAGAGTAATTACTCTTTGTACTGGAGATATGGGATTTGGATCAACGAAAACTTACGATCTGGAAGTTTGGCTTCCCGGTCAGGATCAGTACCGCGAAATCTCATCTGTTTCAAACTGCGGAGACTTTCAGGCTCGCAGAGCAAACATTAAGTTCAAGTCCAAGGGCGTTAAGAAAGCACAATTCGTGCATACTCTTAATGGGTCTGGTTTAGCGGTAGGTCGTACTTTCGTTGCTGTAGTTGAAAACTATCAGCAAGCAGACGGCTCAATAGTAATTCCAGAAGCTCTACGCCCATATATGGGCGGCTTAGAAGTTATTACGGCTGAGAGCTAA
- a CDS encoding sigma-54 dependent transcriptional regulator, with amino-acid sequence MPDNTLLFIAEPQSVTSVFSPLKEAGFQAGLADNLAGAINFIKKSKPCLIFTRPIMQGYSAQALLAEAVNIENFPPVVIFSRNGSADEAQKFLELGARDYWLEPLSWDKIQLMLPEKRHPDQPLPEEVTSKAPSEGTQGRYQVIGNHPAMLRVLGLAKQVAKSKATVLISGESGTGKEMFARFLHHHSDRNDKAFVAINCAALPEHLLESELFGHEKGSFTGAIGRKLGKFELASGGTILLDEITEMELGLQAKLLRVLQEGEIDRVGGVETVKVDVRVLATTNRNIEGAVKDGTFRQDLFYRLNVIPLKLPALGQRGDDIMLLAQFFVEKYSSEYSLPPLAFSGEAKTWLLGYEWPGNVRELQNLMERAVLLAGAGPIESKHFLNDPEAWMPDEQFQPADPSGAPLSPAGSDPNIDSAPTSGTAPVPNTNFDVMPISEMEKHLIVKSLDKTSGNRTKAADLLGISVRTLRNKLNEYKKQGLDL; translated from the coding sequence ATGCCTGATAATACTTTACTATTCATAGCCGAACCCCAATCCGTAACTTCTGTCTTTTCACCCCTAAAAGAAGCAGGATTTCAGGCTGGCCTTGCCGACAACCTTGCCGGAGCCATAAACTTTATTAAAAAATCTAAGCCGTGTCTGATTTTTACCAGACCGATTATGCAAGGATATTCAGCTCAAGCCTTATTAGCTGAAGCTGTTAATATAGAAAATTTTCCACCTGTAGTGATTTTTTCCCGTAACGGATCAGCCGACGAAGCTCAAAAATTCCTTGAGCTTGGAGCTAGAGACTATTGGCTCGAGCCTCTTTCATGGGACAAGATTCAATTAATGCTCCCTGAAAAGCGTCACCCGGACCAGCCTCTTCCAGAAGAAGTCACTTCCAAAGCTCCTTCAGAAGGAACGCAAGGACGCTATCAAGTCATCGGTAACCATCCGGCAATGCTCAGGGTCCTCGGCCTCGCAAAGCAAGTTGCTAAATCAAAAGCGACGGTTCTTATCTCCGGTGAATCTGGAACAGGTAAAGAAATGTTTGCCAGATTCCTGCATCATCATTCAGACAGAAACGACAAAGCCTTTGTCGCCATTAACTGTGCCGCCCTTCCCGAACATCTTCTTGAATCTGAACTTTTCGGGCACGAAAAAGGATCATTCACAGGCGCAATAGGCCGTAAACTAGGTAAATTTGAACTCGCCAGTGGCGGAACCATTCTGCTGGATGAAATAACCGAAATGGAACTAGGCCTTCAAGCTAAGCTTTTACGAGTGTTGCAAGAAGGGGAAATTGACCGCGTTGGCGGAGTTGAAACCGTAAAGGTTGATGTAAGAGTTCTGGCTACGACCAACCGCAATATTGAAGGTGCCGTTAAAGACGGTACGTTCAGGCAGGATTTATTCTACAGACTAAACGTCATCCCGCTAAAATTGCCTGCCCTCGGTCAACGCGGTGACGACATCATGCTGCTCGCACAATTTTTCGTCGAGAAATATTCCAGCGAATACAGCCTACCGCCCCTCGCATTTTCAGGTGAAGCTAAAACTTGGCTCCTTGGATACGAATGGCCCGGAAATGTCCGCGAACTACAGAATCTTATGGAAAGAGCGGTTCTCCTTGCAGGCGCAGGCCCTATCGAGTCCAAACATTTCTTAAATGATCCCGAAGCGTGGATGCCGGATGAACAATTCCAGCCAGCAGATCCATCAGGCGCTCCCCTCTCTCCTGCGGGTTCCGATCCAAATATTGATTCCGCACCGACTAGCGGAACGGCTCCAGTCCCAAATACAAATTTCGATGTGATGCCTATTTCAGAGATGGAAAAACATCTCATCGTAAAAAGTCTCGATAAAACCAGCGGCAACAGAACCAAAGCCGCAGATTTGCTCGGAATATCCGTGCGAACCCTGCGCAACAAACTTAATGAATACAAGAAACAAGGACTTGATTTATAA
- a CDS encoding amino acid ABC transporter ATP-binding protein, with amino-acid sequence MIKFNNVNKYYGDYHALRDLDIHIKQGEVVVVCGPSGSGKSTMIRCINRLEPIQEGEIIVEGVDVNGPRVNLPLLRAEIGFVFQSFNLYPHMTVLENVMLAPTMVRNMKHRDAEELGMELLSKVNIPDKANDYPSQLSGGQQQRVAIARGLAMRPNIMLFDEPTSALDPEMINEVLDVMKALAREGMTMVCVTHEMGFAREVADRVIFMDEGSLIEENTPDEFFNNPQHDRSKLFLSKILSH; translated from the coding sequence GTGATAAAGTTTAACAACGTCAATAAATATTACGGTGATTACCACGCCCTTCGTGATCTTGATATTCATATCAAGCAGGGTGAGGTAGTTGTAGTCTGTGGCCCTTCCGGTTCTGGTAAAAGCACCATGATCCGTTGTATTAATCGTCTTGAACCAATTCAGGAAGGCGAGATAATTGTAGAAGGGGTTGATGTTAACGGCCCGAGGGTGAACCTGCCTTTGCTTCGCGCAGAGATTGGATTCGTTTTTCAGTCGTTCAACCTGTATCCGCACATGACAGTCCTGGAAAACGTAATGCTGGCGCCGACTATGGTCCGCAATATGAAACATAGGGATGCCGAAGAACTGGGAATGGAATTGCTTTCCAAGGTTAATATACCTGATAAAGCTAACGATTACCCTTCACAGCTTTCTGGCGGACAGCAGCAGCGTGTCGCCATTGCGCGCGGTCTGGCCATGCGTCCAAATATCATGCTTTTCGATGAGCCAACTTCCGCGCTTGATCCAGAAATGATCAATGAAGTTCTGGATGTAATGAAAGCTCTTGCCCGCGAAGGGATGACCATGGTTTGTGTTACACATGAAATGGGTTTTGCCCGTGAAGTTGCCGACAGGGTAATATTTATGGACGAAGGGTCTTTAATTGAAGAAAACACGCCGGATGAGTTTTTTAACAATCCGCAGCATGATCGTTCAAAACTCTTCCTCAGCAAAATTCTCTCACATTAG
- a CDS encoding ABC transporter substrate-binding protein — MKRLVTLALAASLVMAFAASAFAGATYDKVMKDKVVRTGIMTDSIPGAFYNEKKEWVGFDVDIAAAIAKKLGVKLDKVPVSNKTRIGFLQQGRIDMSVSNMTHKRSRDESIDFSITYFFDGQKMLAPKGKFTSLKDFVGKRIATMQGTTSELNVKAALKKLGDPAPKVISFQKESECFQALQMGRVDAWSTDSTILLGYAAQIPGKFELVGEFFSNEPYGIGLPQDDSKWRDAVNFAIQDLWIDGTYQKIYDKWYGPDTKYYFPMTEKIELWP; from the coding sequence ATGAAAAGATTAGTGACTCTGGCCCTCGCGGCCTCTTTGGTTATGGCTTTCGCAGCATCCGCTTTTGCTGGCGCAACTTATGATAAAGTAATGAAGGACAAAGTTGTCCGTACTGGTATCATGACAGACTCCATCCCCGGTGCTTTCTACAATGAAAAGAAAGAATGGGTTGGATTTGACGTTGATATCGCAGCAGCAATCGCTAAAAAACTCGGCGTTAAACTTGATAAAGTTCCTGTCAGCAACAAAACTCGTATCGGGTTCTTGCAGCAGGGTCGTATCGATATGTCAGTTTCCAATATGACTCACAAACGTTCACGTGATGAGTCCATTGACTTTTCTATCACTTACTTCTTCGACGGACAGAAGATGCTTGCTCCTAAAGGCAAGTTCACTTCCCTTAAAGATTTCGTAGGCAAAAGAATTGCTACCATGCAGGGCACAACTTCAGAGCTCAACGTTAAAGCTGCTCTTAAGAAGCTTGGCGATCCAGCACCGAAAGTTATCTCCTTCCAGAAAGAATCTGAGTGTTTTCAGGCTCTCCAGATGGGACGTGTTGATGCATGGTCCACTGATTCCACAATCCTTCTCGGATATGCTGCACAGATTCCCGGCAAGTTTGAACTCGTAGGTGAATTCTTCTCCAACGAGCCTTACGGTATCGGTCTTCCACAGGACGATTCAAAGTGGCGTGATGCTGTTAACTTTGCAATCCAGGATCTTTGGATCGACGGAACTTACCAGAAGATTTATGACAAATGGTACGGACCTGATACTAAGTACTACTTCCCAATGACTGAAAAGATTGAACTCTGGCCTTAG